One Pseudomonas muyukensis DNA segment encodes these proteins:
- a CDS encoding methyl-accepting chemotaxis protein has product MGNTLRDLITGIRDGVTQIASAAEELSAVTEQTSAGANSQKVETDQVATAMHEMAATVQEVARNAEQASHAATNADDEARSGDKVVTEAIGQIERLAHEVHRSTEAMTLLQQESQKIGSVMDVIKSVAEQTNLLALNAAIEAARAGEAGRGFAVVADEVRGLAQRTQQSTEEIEGLIASLQNGTQQVAEVMNGSRSLTDSSVELARKAGDSLDSITRTVSNIQSMNQQIAAAAEQQSAVAEEISRSILNVRDVSEQTAAASDETAASSVELARLGGHLQTLVSQFRV; this is encoded by the coding sequence ATGGGCAACACCTTGCGTGACCTGATCACCGGCATCCGCGACGGCGTCACCCAGATCGCCAGCGCGGCCGAGGAGCTGTCGGCGGTGACCGAGCAGACCAGCGCCGGCGCCAACAGCCAGAAGGTCGAGACCGACCAGGTTGCCACCGCCATGCACGAGATGGCCGCCACCGTGCAGGAAGTCGCGCGCAACGCCGAACAGGCCTCCCACGCCGCGACCAATGCCGACGACGAAGCCCGCAGCGGCGACAAGGTGGTCACCGAGGCGATCGGCCAGATCGAGCGCCTGGCCCACGAAGTGCACCGTTCCACCGAAGCCATGACCCTGCTGCAGCAGGAAAGCCAGAAGATCGGCAGCGTCATGGACGTGATCAAGTCGGTGGCCGAGCAGACCAACCTGCTGGCGCTCAACGCCGCCATCGAGGCGGCCCGTGCCGGCGAGGCCGGTCGTGGCTTCGCCGTGGTCGCCGACGAGGTGCGTGGCCTGGCCCAGCGTACCCAGCAGTCCACCGAAGAGATCGAAGGGCTGATCGCCAGCCTGCAGAACGGCACCCAGCAGGTGGCCGAAGTGATGAACGGCAGCCGCAGCCTGACCGACAGCAGTGTCGAACTGGCGCGCAAGGCCGGCGATTCGCTGGACAGCATCACCCGCACGGTGTCGAACATCCAGTCGATGAACCAGCAGATCGCCGCCGCCGCCGAGCAGCAGAGCGCGGTCGCCGAAGAGATCAGCCGCAGCATCCTCAACGTGCGCGACGTGTCGGAACAGACCGCCGCAGCCAGCGACGAGACCGCCGCCTCCAGCGTCGAGCTGGCGCGCCTGGGCGGCCACCTGCAGACGCTGGTCAGCCAGTTCCGCGTCTGA
- the ypfJ gene encoding KPN_02809 family neutral zinc metallopeptidase produces the protein MEWRKGRRSDNVVDARGEGGGGGGMRFGGGKGLGLGAILLIVGIGWLTGQDPLQILGQLAGQMEQQQTAPAQVGGKTPPANDEQAEFVASILGDTEDTWKALFAQAGKQYRDPKLVLFSGQVNSACGFASSAVGPFYCPGDQRVYLDMTFFREMETRFKAAGDFAQAYVIAHEIGHHVQTLLGVSAKVDAARRGGQRMEGDNGLLVRQELQADCLAGVWAYQAQKRLNWLEPGDVEEALNAANAIGDDRLQQQGQGRVVPDSFTHGTSQQRIRWFKAGLSSGDVNSCDTFAARNL, from the coding sequence ATGGAATGGCGAAAAGGCCGACGCAGCGACAATGTGGTCGATGCCCGCGGCGAGGGCGGCGGTGGCGGCGGCATGCGCTTCGGTGGCGGCAAGGGCCTGGGCCTGGGTGCCATCCTGTTGATCGTCGGTATTGGCTGGCTGACCGGACAGGATCCTTTGCAGATTCTCGGCCAGCTCGCCGGGCAGATGGAGCAGCAACAGACAGCGCCGGCCCAGGTGGGCGGCAAGACGCCGCCGGCCAACGACGAGCAGGCCGAGTTCGTCGCCTCGATCCTCGGCGATACCGAAGACACCTGGAAGGCCCTGTTCGCCCAGGCCGGCAAACAGTACCGCGATCCCAAGCTGGTGCTGTTCAGCGGCCAGGTCAACTCCGCCTGCGGCTTCGCCTCCTCGGCGGTCGGGCCGTTCTATTGCCCGGGCGACCAGCGCGTGTACCTGGACATGACCTTCTTCCGCGAGATGGAAACCCGCTTCAAGGCGGCTGGCGATTTCGCCCAGGCCTACGTGATCGCCCACGAGATCGGCCACCACGTGCAGACCTTGCTGGGTGTCTCGGCCAAGGTCGATGCCGCGCGGCGCGGCGGCCAGCGCATGGAGGGCGACAATGGCTTGCTGGTGCGCCAGGAATTGCAGGCCGACTGCCTGGCCGGGGTCTGGGCCTACCAGGCGCAAAAGCGCCTGAACTGGCTGGAACCAGGCGATGTGGAAGAGGCGCTGAACGCCGCCAACGCCATTGGCGATGACCGCCTGCAACAGCAGGGCCAGGGCCGGGTAGTGCCCGACTCGTTCACCCATGGCACCTCGCAGCAGCGGATACGCTGGTTCAAGGCAGGCTTGAGCAGCGGTGATGTGAACAGCTGCGACACCTTCGCCGCGCGCAACCTCTAA
- the pcaH gene encoding protocatechuate 3,4-dioxygenase subunit beta — translation MPAQDTRRFVIRDRNWHPKALTPDYKTSVARSPRQALVSIPQSISETTGPDFSHLRFGEHDPDLLLNFARGGLPIGERIIVAGRVLDQYGNPVPHTLVEIWQANAGGRYRHKNDRYLAPLDPNFGGVGRCLTDRDGYYSFRTIKPGPYPWRNGPNDWRPAHIHFGISGPSIATKLITQLYFEGDPLIPMCPIVKSIANPEAVQQLIAKLDMSHANPMDCLAYRFDIVLRGQRQTHFENR, via the coding sequence ATGCCCGCCCAGGACACCCGCCGCTTCGTGATCCGTGATCGCAACTGGCACCCCAAGGCCCTGACCCCCGACTACAAGACCTCGGTGGCGCGCTCGCCGCGCCAGGCGCTGGTCAGCATCCCGCAGTCGATCAGCGAAACCACCGGCCCCGACTTTTCTCACCTGCGCTTCGGTGAGCACGACCCTGACCTGCTGCTGAACTTCGCCCGCGGTGGCTTGCCGATCGGCGAGCGCATCATCGTCGCCGGGCGGGTGCTCGACCAGTACGGCAACCCAGTGCCGCACACCCTGGTGGAAATCTGGCAGGCCAACGCCGGTGGCCGCTACCGACACAAGAACGACCGCTACCTGGCGCCGCTGGACCCGAACTTCGGTGGCGTTGGCCGTTGCCTGACCGACCGCGACGGCTACTACAGTTTCCGCACCATCAAGCCGGGCCCGTACCCATGGCGCAACGGCCCCAACGACTGGCGCCCGGCGCACATCCACTTCGGCATCAGCGGCCCGTCGATCGCCACCAAGCTGATCACCCAGCTGTATTTTGAAGGTGACCCGCTGATCCCGATGTGCCCGATCGTCAAGTCGATCGCCAATCCCGAAGCCGTACAGCAGTTGATCGCCAAGCTCGACATGAGCCACGCCAACCCGATGGATTGCCTGGCGTACCGCTTCGACATCGTGCTGCGCGGCCAGCGCCAGACCCACTTCGAAAACCGCTGA
- the pcaG gene encoding protocatechuate 3,4-dioxygenase subunit alpha, producing the protein MPIELLPETPSQTAGPYVHIGLALAAAGNPTRDQEIWNRLARPDAPGEHILLIGQVYDGNGHLVRDSFLELWQADANGDYQDAYNLENAFNSFGRTATTFDAGEWTVHTVKPGVVNNAAGVQMAPHINISLFARGINIHLHTRLYFDDEAEANAKCPVLNLIEQPQRRETLIARRCEVEGKTAYRFDIRIQGEGETVFFDF; encoded by the coding sequence ATGCCTATCGAACTGCTGCCGGAAACCCCTTCGCAGACCGCCGGCCCCTACGTGCACATCGGCCTGGCCCTGGCGGCTGCCGGCAACCCGACCCGAGACCAGGAGATCTGGAATCGCCTGGCCAGGCCAGACGCCCCGGGCGAGCACATCCTGCTTATCGGCCAGGTGTATGACGGTAACGGTCACCTGGTGCGTGATTCGTTCCTGGAACTGTGGCAGGCCGACGCTAACGGTGATTACCAGGATGCCTACAACCTGGAAAACGCCTTCAACAGCTTCGGCCGCACCGCCACCACCTTCGATGCCGGTGAGTGGACCGTGCACACGGTCAAGCCGGGTGTGGTGAACAATGCTGCGGGTGTGCAGATGGCGCCGCACATCAACATCAGCCTGTTTGCCCGGGGGATCAACATCCACCTGCACACGCGCCTGTATTTCGATGACGAGGCCGAGGCCAATGCCAAGTGCCCGGTGCTCAACCTGATCGAGCAGCCGCAGCGGCGTGAGACCTTGATCGCCAGGCGCTGCGAGGTGGAGGGGAAGACGGCGTATCGGTTCGATATCCGTATTCAGGGGGAAGGGGAGACGGTGTTCTTCGACTTCTGA
- a CDS encoding cupin domain-containing protein, which yields MKALQIVIALGTLALAAHAQAESLISVPNSAALHWQDVAGTQGKVSYANVEGDIFGQGPYSAYVKFKKGTDNGLHQHSQTLPTLVVKGTFYAVIDGTRTEFPAGAYYKLPAKQVHESGCTSAEDCLLFQYQADKFDLVPVKG from the coding sequence ATGAAAGCACTGCAAATCGTCATTGCCCTGGGTACCCTTGCCCTGGCCGCTCACGCTCAAGCCGAATCGTTGATCTCGGTACCCAACAGCGCCGCACTGCACTGGCAGGACGTCGCGGGTACCCAGGGCAAGGTCAGCTACGCCAATGTCGAGGGCGATATTTTCGGCCAGGGTCCCTACTCGGCCTACGTGAAGTTCAAGAAAGGCACCGACAACGGGCTGCACCAGCACAGCCAAACGCTACCGACCTTGGTGGTCAAAGGAACGTTCTATGCCGTGATCGACGGCACCCGTACCGAATTCCCAGCTGGCGCCTACTACAAACTGCCGGCCAAGCAGGTGCACGAGAGCGGCTGCACCAGCGCCGAGGATTGTCTGCTGTTCCAGTACCAGGCCGACAAGTTCGACCTGGTACCCGTCAAAGGCTGA
- a CDS encoding LysR family transcriptional regulator, producing MDQLSAMQTFRRVVDLGSFSAAANQAGVSHTVLSRQVKNLERHLGTQLLNRTTRRLQPTEAGLLFYRHCVQILEQMQAMRLELSEHQQQPTGTLRLGVSTAFGELELGRWLPDFVEQHPGLHIELNCTDRFIDLLEEDVDVCLRVTDHLPDSSLIARHLAASEVVLVAAPAYLERHGAPDTPEALVRHPLLGYSHLQHPQRLRLSSAAASQEIQMPRRLSANSPMALRAAAIGGLGIASFDRFIVQDALGDGRLVRVLVDWQLPARKLHAVYPQSRYLAPKVRAFLDYVQRYYAAPRWGH from the coding sequence CCAGGCGGGCGTGTCCCACACCGTGCTGTCACGCCAGGTCAAGAATCTCGAGCGCCACCTGGGCACGCAATTGCTCAACCGCACGACCCGTCGCCTGCAACCGACCGAAGCCGGGCTGCTGTTCTACCGTCACTGCGTGCAAATCCTCGAACAGATGCAGGCGATGAGGCTGGAGTTGTCGGAACACCAGCAGCAACCCACCGGCACCTTGCGCCTGGGCGTGTCCACCGCGTTCGGCGAACTGGAGTTAGGCCGCTGGTTACCGGACTTTGTCGAGCAGCACCCAGGCCTGCACATCGAACTCAACTGCACCGACCGCTTCATCGACCTACTCGAGGAAGACGTCGACGTCTGTTTGCGGGTAACCGATCATTTGCCCGACTCCAGCCTGATCGCTCGCCATCTGGCCGCCAGTGAAGTGGTGCTGGTGGCCGCGCCCGCCTACCTCGAGCGGCACGGCGCACCCGATACCCCCGAGGCGCTGGTCCGTCATCCGCTGCTGGGCTACAGCCACCTGCAACATCCACAGCGGCTGCGCCTGAGCAGCGCCGCCGCGAGCCAAGAGATACAGATGCCCCGGCGCCTCAGCGCCAACTCACCGATGGCCCTGCGCGCGGCGGCCATCGGCGGGCTGGGTATCGCCAGTTTCGACCGCTTCATCGTGCAGGACGCACTGGGCGATGGCAGGCTGGTCCGGGTGCTGGTCGATTGGCAACTGCCTGCGCGCAAGCTCCACGCCGTCTACCCGCAAAGCCGCTACCTGGCACCAAAGGTGCGGGCCTTCCTCGATTATGTGCAGCGCTACTACGCGGCACCACGCTGGGGCCATTGA